Part of the Chloroflexota bacterium genome is shown below.
AAATAGGGCAGACCATTCGCAAAGGTCGCGCCCAAGGCATCGATTCCGGTGAACACTCCTAGATAGTGCAAACCGCCAAAGAAACATAGCAAGAATCCCAGGTAATTCAGGATCAGCGAAATGACTCGCCCCGCATGTTTTCGGCGCGCAATCGCTGGAATGGCAATAACGCTCAAAACTGCGCTGATTACCAGCGCGCCGCTATAAATAATTTTGAGCCACATGGCAATGGTTGACTCGCCTTGCCATAGCATCAAAGTGCCAGCCAGCGCGCCAATTGCAAAAACACCATGCCAGAAAAGCAACACGCGCAGCACTAAATCTGTGTTGTCCTGAAATTTGCCGGGGCTAGAAGGAGATGAAGACTGATTGTTGACTGTCATACGTCAATCCTTTGGGTTTGCGAGGGTGATCCAAAAAAAGAACGCTGGTGGGGATAACCCCACCAGCGTTAATGGTCGTAATTTGCCTACGGAAAAGCTTTGTTGGCTTCGTCGCAGACGGTTGCGCCAAATTCTTCAACGGTGGTTTCACCGGTGAGGAGGGAGGAAACGGCCGTATCCATGACAGCGCCAAAGTCCGGCCAGGAGCCAGCCCACAGGGGGCCTTCAGCGGTCGGGGAGTTGGCGAGGCCATCGAGGAAGGCCTGATTGTTGGCCGGGGGCGTGAAGGACAAGAAGGCATCCAGAGCTTCTTCGCTCACGCGGCTGGGGATATTGGCGCCCAGTTCGGCGACAATACCCTGAACTTCAGCCGTGGTGAGAGCCTGAACGAGTTCCCAGGCAGCTTCGGGGTAAGGTGTATTGGCATTGACCACATACGCGCCCCAGAAGAGCCAGTTGCCGGGGTTACCAGCAGGCCCGGTGGGAAGACCAACAACGTCCCATTCAAATTCAACGGTGCGGATGCCGGGGGTGGCCCAGCGGCCATTCTGGAACATGCCCAGATTGCCGGAGCGGAAAGGAGGTTCGGGGTCTTCACCGTAAGGAACCGCCGCGCCAGAAGCATACAGGTCTTGCGCAAATTGTAGACCTTCGAGGGCTTCGGGGGTGTCCAAAGCGCAAGCAGAGCGGTCTTCAGTGAAGAAGCCGCCGCCAGCAGCATTCATCCATACGCCGTAGGGGCCCCACCAGGCGCTACCACCGTAGCCCTGAACATCATCGCCCAAAGCGGAAACGGCTTCGGCAACTTCCATGAAAGCGTCCCAGGTCCATTCGCCATTGGCTTCAAGTTCGCGGGGATCATCCACACCGGCTTCGGCCAGCAAATCCAGGTTGATATACAGGGCGAAGGTCGAAACATCGCGGGGCAGACCCCAAAGGGCTTCGCCGGTGTTGCCGGTTTCGGGGTTGAAGGTCAGGTGGAACATGGGGCCGGGGTAGAAAGCATCGTCGGAGTAACCTTCGGTTGCATCAGCCATGGCGCGCATATCCAGAATCAGGCCGCGGGTGGCGAAATCAGCCACATCGGTTCCGGGGATCCAGAATACATCGGGGGCGGTGCCGGAAGCCAGTTCGGTTTTGAGCACATCCTGGTAACTGGCAGTTTCAGAGCCACCGGGTTCATATTCCAGGGTAATCCCTTCCAATTCCAGGCTGTCGCTGATGGATTGGTATACATCGGCTTCTTCCTGGTTGTCGGGGCGGGTGCGCCAGCGCAAAACAACTTCTTCTTCCTGCGCTGCGGTAAGGCCATAGGCGCTGAAAACGAGCGAGGCCACCATCAGCAAAGAGAGCAGTAGTAAAACACGTTTCTGTTTCATTTCTAGATTATCTCCTAATTTTGGTTATTTTGAATCTTTCAAATTTTCTGTGGATTATTTGGTTGAATATTTCGTTGATGAGCACCACCTCCTTCAGGCCTAAGCCAAATGTGACCGGTAACATCTCCGTTTAAAAAAATCAGGTTGATTCACGAATCACCAACTCAACATCCAGGCGTATGGGTTCGTAAATAGCATCTGGCTCTTCGAGCAACTCCAGAAGGCGCAACATGGCTTTCTGCCCCACCAGATATTTATCGTAACGTATCGAACTCAAGGCAGGTTGGAGCATTTCGGAGAATTTAATATCGTCAAACCCCATAACGGCGCATTCATCGGGAACCTTGATACCCATATCGTAGCAGCCTCGCAGCGCGCCAATTGCCATTAGATCGTTATAGGTGAAAATTGCGGTAATTTCCGGGTGGGCGGTTAATAGCTTCTGGGTGGCCGTATAACCGCCAGTAAGATTCGGCGGGGCCAATGCAAGCCACTCTGCATTGGGCGTGATTCCGTGAGCTTGTAGAACTTCGCGATACCCTTGCACGCGGCGCACTTCATCAGGATTGTGTCCTTGGTGGGTGAGCATCCCAATACGGCTGTGCCCACGGCTGATTAAATGCTCAATCGCTAATTTTGCCCCCTTATAAATATCCACATTGACCAAACTTGCTTTGGGGTGGTCGATTTCACGGTTGATGACGACCAGCGGCTTGTAGTTTTCGACAAAGGCCAGCAGCTCTTCATCGGTGGAACTGGCGGTTGAAAGGATAACCCCATCGACCTCCTGTGAGGCCATCAGGTTAAGAACATCTTGCTCACCCCGGGGGTTATCGTCTGTATTACAGACAAATACATTGTAGCCCTGTTCGAGCGCGGTATCCTGCACTCCACGGGCGACTTCAAAGAAAAACGGATTGGTAATATCGGCGACCACCAGGCCAATGGTGTGTGTTTTCTTTGTCGCCAGGCTTTTGGCTAAGCGACTGGGTTGATAGCCCAATTTAGTGATTGCGGTTTCTACGCGTTGGCGCGTTTCCGGGGAAACACGCTCATTCTTATTAATCACGCGCGAAACTGTTTGGTGAGAGACACCAGCCTGGGCAGCAACATCACGAATGGTTATACGAGAACGCGGCATAGAATTGATGTGTAGATAAGTGACGGGCATGTTACCGGTCATGTGACCGGTAACATGGTATATATGATACAAAATTATCCATCACTTGTCAATACTTGAATCCATGGCATGATCTATTTTTCATCCTTTTACCCTGCCAAAAGCGCTGTGTAAAAAACGAGCTAATGAAGCCTTGTGGAATCAGATGGTAGATGAAGTTTATGAAGCGATGATGGGGTATTTGGGAAAGAAATGAATACCGGGAAAGGCGAGAAAGTCTGCTTCAATGCGGTGATGTTTAACTGGCGATTAAATCCCTATAAGCTCATATCATCACTGCTATGGCTCAACGCAGTAGCAATCGTGTATACGGCTATAAATTTCGTCCAAAACTAACGTTGGCGGCAACGTAGACGTCAACGTAGGCGGCAGAGAAAAGATTTTTTTGTCTGCAAATGTAACCTGGAACCGCCAGCCAGAAAGGGTTGGCGTTTTTTTCTTGCATATTTTATGAGTGAAAAGTGAACGTATGGCGTTAGTCCAGTCTTTTGAGAAGCTTGGGACCGCTTTCTTTTTTGTGGAATCCACATCGTAGCGTATCGTGCCGGTTATTAACATGAATGGCTGAGAATCAGCAAGTATTTGACACCTTCCTCCCAACCTCGTACAATCAGCGCCATGACCATTCAGCAACTCCTGCATACCATGTGCGCCGAAATCTCGGACGCCGATCTGAACGCCATCCGCAAAGCGCGTGGATTTGGCGCCAGGGAAACCGCCTCCCGTACCGCCTTCGCCAGTTTTTATCTCACCTCTGTCGGCGTGGTGGAAAGCATGGCAGCCCTCACCCCCGAGGAAACCTTTACTCTGCGTCTGCTCGCTGAAACCGGCGAAGTGGACATCGCTTTTTTTGAACGGCTTTACAAAACAGGTTACTCACGCGGCACTTTTACTCAGCGCTACAAACCCACCTATGATGCTGTCAGGAAAAACCTCGTGCGGCGCGGGTTGGTGGTGATGGCACAAATTAAAATGCGCGGCGACACTGTCCAGCTCGAACGCTGGCGCTTTGCCCTGCCGACCGAATTTATTCCCTACCTCCCGCCGCTGCCCGCCATCCACAGCGATGATCCCGGCATCGCAAACGACACCACCCTGCGCCGCAAGCTGCTCGAACTACTCGACGGCAGCCCCGCCACCCCAAATGATCCGCGCCACATCCGCCTCAACGAAGGCAGCATCACCCTTGGCGACGAGCCTTTTTCGCTGGCAGCCTTTGAAAACTGGCAAGCCCTCGCCTGGTGGCGCAAATTCCCGGTTGCCATTACCAAACCCGCCTCGCTGTCCCCCACCGATGCAGCCCTAAAACTGCTCGATACCCAAAACTGGATCGCCCCCAAGTCCCTCGACCCTGCCCTTGCCATCTACACCTTTGGCGAAAAAGTCCCGCCAGCCGAAAAGCTGCTCAAGGCCGGCTGGGAATTGGGCATCCTCTCCCGCCTGGATATTGATCACCACCCCCACTACCGTCTCGCCCCCCGGCACCGTCTCGCCGCCTCGTCCGTGCCTTATCCTGATTTCCTCAAATGGGCGGATACCACAACCCAACCCGGCTCCATCAAAATCGACCTGCGCCTCATCCCCATCTACGACCTCAGCCTGCTCAACGCCCTCACCCATCTTGAAATCCACAACGGCGAACTCTACGCCAGCCCCAGCCCAATCAAACTTGGGCGCACCAAACCCGCCCTGCGCAACAGCCGCCTCTCCCTCTGGCTGGCGGAAAATATCCCCGCCTTCAAGACCGCCCTCGAAACGGTCAATGCCAAATGGGGCAAAACCATCCTGCACGAAAACCTGCTCTATGCCAAAGTACGCGACCTCAGCCTGCGCGTTCAACTGGAGCGTGAACTCAAAGAGAATCTGATCATCCTCAACGAAAAATTCATCGCCTTCCCCAAAGACGCCCACAGCAGCGTCGAAAAAGTGCTCAAAAAAGCAGGCTTTGTCGAAAAAGTCATCAAACCCTAACTTGGCACTTGACACTTGAAACTTGACACTTTAAACATGCAACTCACCCCCCTCGACCCCCAAACCCTCACCATCTTCGCCAGCAACCGCGACATCCTGCGCGACCTCTTCACCTACCTTGATTATGTCGGCAGTCGTGAAGTCAAACGCATGACCCGCAGCAACGAAATTTCCGCCGCCGACATGAAACGCCTTGCCAAGGAACTCGGTGGTTTAACCTTTGACCCTGGAGCAGGCGAAATTGATGGCTCCCAATGGATCGAATTTATTGACGAACTCGCCCTGCGACTGAAGCTGGTTTCTTACGATACCAAAGGCGAATATCGCGGCTATACTAGTTCGGAACCGTCCTTTATCAACAACTACGTCGTCGTTACCGCTGCAAGTCTTCAAAAATTCAACGAACTCTCGCCTGTCGAGCAAGAAAAGCGCATCCTGAATACGCTCATTCGCGCCAGGTCTCTTAGCGCATACAACAACGACTATCACAATGAGTTTTTCGATTACAGCGTTGTCGGCGAATTGGATCGATTTTCATCACGAGGCTCGGCTACTGGGCTAGTG
Proteins encoded:
- a CDS encoding sugar ABC transporter substrate-binding protein, with product MKQKRVLLLLSLLMVASLVFSAYGLTAAQEEEVVLRWRTRPDNQEEADVYQSISDSLELEGITLEYEPGGSETASYQDVLKTELASGTAPDVFWIPGTDVADFATRGLILDMRAMADATEGYSDDAFYPGPMFHLTFNPETGNTGEALWGLPRDVSTFALYINLDLLAEAGVDDPRELEANGEWTWDAFMEVAEAVSALGDDVQGYGGSAWWGPYGVWMNAAGGGFFTEDRSACALDTPEALEGLQFAQDLYASGAAVPYGEDPEPPFRSGNLGMFQNGRWATPGIRTVEFEWDVVGLPTGPAGNPGNWLFWGAYVVNANTPYPEAAWELVQALTTAEVQGIVAELGANIPSRVSEEALDAFLSFTPPANNQAFLDGLANSPTAEGPLWAGSWPDFGAVMDTAVSSLLTGETTVEEFGATVCDEANKAFP
- a CDS encoding LacI family DNA-binding transcriptional regulator, yielding MTGNMPVTYLHINSMPRSRITIRDVAAQAGVSHQTVSRVINKNERVSPETRQRVETAITKLGYQPSRLAKSLATKKTHTIGLVVADITNPFFFEVARGVQDTALEQGYNVFVCNTDDNPRGEQDVLNLMASQEVDGVILSTASSTDEELLAFVENYKPLVVINREIDHPKASLVNVDIYKGAKLAIEHLISRGHSRIGMLTHQGHNPDEVRRVQGYREVLQAHGITPNAEWLALAPPNLTGGYTATQKLLTAHPEITAIFTYNDLMAIGALRGCYDMGIKVPDECAVMGFDDIKFSEMLQPALSSIRYDKYLVGQKAMLRLLELLEEPDAIYEPIRLDVELVIREST